In one Trichosurus vulpecula isolate mTriVul1 chromosome 8, mTriVul1.pri, whole genome shotgun sequence genomic region, the following are encoded:
- the LOC118827940 gene encoding photoreceptor outer segment membrane glycoprotein 2-like — translation MAVLKVTFTKYKRNKLAQILWLLNWLSVMTGVILFSLGLLLKVEIKKRIEVLAKGEISSASNMLMSVGLIACVINFLGGKICYDCSDVHRYRRWRLVLLPYIAFAFCFTFCLLVSAFMCYTTRKELEESLYLGLREAVRFYKDTDIPGRCFLKKAIDVLQIQFQCCGNSSFRDWFEIQWISARYLNMASREVVDRLKNNIDGKFLVDGVPFSCCNPNSPRPCIQHQLTNNTAHYNYDFLTEELNVWMRGCREALLDYYTHLMRSIGLVVLIIWLFELCVLIGVRYLQTALKNVPLDEPELDSDGWLLENSFVETVKYNLNFIKNLRKADQVSTVSELPNLNKDI, via the exons ATGGCTGTCCTTAAAGTGACCTTCACCAAATACAAACGGAACAAGCTGGCCCAGATACTGTGGCTTCTTAACTGGTTGTCTGTGATGACAGGAGTCATACTTTTCAGTCTTGGTCTTCTCCTAAAAGTTGAGATCAAGAAGCGAATTGAGGTGTTGGCCAAGGGGGAAATCAGTTCTGCCTCCAACATGCTCATGTCAGTGGGTCTCATTGCCTGTGTCATCAATTTCCTTGGTGGCAAGATCTGTTATGACTGTTCTGATGTGCACAGGTATAGACGCTGGAGACTGGTCCTGCTGCCCTACATTGCCTTTGCCTTCTGTTTCACGTTCTGCCTCCTCGTAAGTGCATTTATGTGCTACACCACGAGGAAGGAACTCGAGGAATCTTTGTACCTGGGTCTAAGAGAAGCTGTCAGATTCTACAAGGACACAGATATCCCAGGACGTTGCTTCCTGAAGAAGGCCATCGATGTGCTACAGATTCAGTTTCAGTGCTGCGGCAACAGCAGTTTCAGGGACTGGTTTGAGATCCAGTGGATATCGGCACGATACCTGAACATGGCATCGAGGGAGGTTGTGGA CCGCCTGAAGAACAACATCGATGGGAAGTTCTTGGTGGATGGTGTTCCTTTTAGTTGCTGCAACCCCAACTCCCCACGACCTTGTATCCAGCACCAGCTTACCAACAACACTGCCCATTACAACTATGATTTTCTCACTGAGGAGCTGAATGTCTGGATGAGGGGCTGCCGTGAAGCCCTGTTAGATTACTATACCCACCTCATGCGCTCCATTGGATTGGTGGTGCTTATCATCTGGTTATTTGAG CTCTGTGTTCTCATTGGTGTTCGATACCTACAAACAGCACTGAAGAATGTACCGCTGGATGAACCTGAGTTGGATTCCGATGGGTGGCTCCTTGAAAACAGCTTTGTAGAAACTGTCAAGTACAATTTGAATTTCATCAAAAACCTCAGAAAAGCTGACCAAGTGTCTACTGTCTCTGAATTGCCAAATCTCAACAAGGACATCTAA